The sequence below is a genomic window from Nicotiana tomentosiformis chromosome 6, ASM39032v3, whole genome shotgun sequence.
AAACTTCCTCTCGATCTGAAGCTATATTCCAAGAAAATCATTTGCAGTATGAACAATCGATTGGTGTGCAGTAGTGACCGTAAATAAGAGAGTGAAACTTCCCATGTTGGGAGCTAATAAATTCTCTGTTGCATTTCATGTATCCAATAAATTGTGCTGTGCTTTTGAAAAACATAATGTACTAGTTTCGGCAGACAAGATAAAGAGCAAAAATTATCCTAATTGAACTCAGGAAACATCAAAAACTTCTTGCCCTCCCCTCTCTTGTTTCATCATCGCTTATACTTCAGGGAAGTCCATTCGCTTTCCCCTCCAACAAAATCGCTCTGTAACTTTTTCTACTACCATTCCAAATAAGTATGGTCATTTTTGCAGGCTAATTTAGTCAGAGGTTTGCATTAAGAGAAAAACTTCAAGCCCCACAGCCCCAACCAAGTGCCATTTCCTCTAAAGAATATGTTAAACTAGTGCCAACTTTCTCATGCCTCTGCAGAGAAAGATTAATTATCTCCTAAAGGTACTATTAGTCTAGTTAGCTTTTACAAAAGCCGGATAGATACAGTATTCCAGTTAGTATTGTTTTTCAGTTTCTAAAAAAATGGATATGAATCGGCCATACCTTCAACAACCAAGCCATAGTACATCATAAAAAAGAAGTTGTTCCAAGGAGACGAGGTCAACTGTTCCAACAAAACCTAAAAGGGTAAAAGATAAACTATTGATGTAATTAGTAACTTATTTATTACCATAAGCATAAGAGTTGCATTGCAAAAgataaaaattataaaacaaGAATCCAATAGTTATATATCACAAAACACAGAAGCTGAGCTGCCTATCTTTAGATTCTACAAACCGAACACTCAGCTTGAAAAAAAATTGGAACTTTGAAAGAAAAATCTGACCTTTTTAGCAACTGTTGTATTACCCTTCTTTCCTTGAAAAATCACATCCATCAATTTATGCAGGAAATGCCCAAAGGGTCCTGAATATGCAAATCCATAGAGCTGTATATGCAAAACAGAGAAAAAATCAATTATCAGACAAACAAAAACATTAAATTTACCACCATAAATAACCTACAAAAAACTATCAATAAATAACACAATGATCTCCCAATCAAGATTAGGGGGCCTTAAATCATAGTAATAGAAATAAACAAATACCATTAGAAGAAGTATTCTTTTGACTTGAAGCCTTTTGACCCCAGAAATCTTCTGAGCAATTACATCACTGCTCCCAACTAAAACTCCAGCAGTGATTGCCTAAGgtgaaaataaaaatacaaatttaattgAGAATCTAAATTGAGCATcaagagaaaaacaaaaaaaggaaaGGTAAGATCAGACATATTTATGTGAAATTATacaagaataaaaaataaaaaataggacCTTGGTTCTAAGAGGATGGAGTTGCAGTTGAGTTAGATATTTTTTCCAAGTTTCTTTAACGATTTCAGACATGATTCTGAACTTCAAAGAAACCAAAAGATGAATCAACAAATCCCGTTGAATGAAATTTAGcctcttatttttttcttaaatcacAGCTCGACAATCTTCCTTCTCTATATAGTTAGTTGGTATACATATGTGAGTCATTCTT
It includes:
- the LOC104094199 gene encoding peroxisomal membrane protein PMP22 isoform X2, yielding MSEIVKETWKKYLTQLQLHPLRTKAITAGVLVGSSDVIAQKISGVKRLQVKRILLLMLYGFAYSGPFGHFLHKLMDVIFQGKKGNTTVAKKVLLEQLTSSPWNNFFFMMYYGLVVEGRPWGLVKNKVRKDYPSIQLTAWKFWPIVGWINYQYMPLQLRVLFHNFIASCW
- the LOC104094199 gene encoding peroxisomal membrane protein PMP22 isoform X1; protein product: MSEIVKETWKKYLTQLQLHPLRTKAITAGVLVGSSDVIAQKISGVKRLQVKRILLLMLYGFAYSGPFGHFLHKLMDVIFQGKKGNTTVAKKVLLEQLTSSPWNNFFFMMYYGLVVEGRPWGLVKNKVRKDYPSIQLTAWKFWPIVGWINYQYMPLQLRVLFHNFIASCWAIFLNLKARSVTAKKD